From Cellvibrio zantedeschiae, the proteins below share one genomic window:
- the treS gene encoding maltose alpha-D-glucosyltransferase, producing the protein MVGKSKVKVSAQSFLHDPLWYKDAVIYQVHVKSYFDANDDGVGDFAGLIDKLDYIAKLGVNAIWLLPFYPSPMRDDGYDIAEYRDIHPAYGTMAEARRFIREAHKRNLRVITEMVINHTSDQHPWFQKARRAKKGSKARNFYVWSDTNQKYEGTRIIFSDTESSNWTWDPVAGQYFWHRFYSNQPDLNFDNPEVLKEVLSLMRFWFDIGVDGLRLDAIPYLVEREGTANENLPETHEVLKTIRAELNAHYPDRMLLAEANLWPEDIQQYFGNGDECHMAFHFPLMPRMYMAIAQEDRFPIIDILRQMPEIPQNCQWAIFLRNHDELTLEMVTDQERDYLWNYYAADKRARINLGIRRRLAPLVERDRRRIELLNSLLLSMPGTPTLYYGDEIGMGDNIFLGDRHGVRTPMQWSDDRNGGFSRADPASLIAPTIMDPLYGFQAINVEAQARDTHSLLNWTRRMLAVRKQQKAFGRGNLKMLAPANRRILAYLREYTSPEGVTEIILCVANMSRAAQAGELDLSAYAGKIPVEMIGGTSFPVITKLNYLLTLPPYGFYWFLLADDTQMPNWYVAPVERLPELRTIIIKQDLLDLLQAPARTILEQEALPGYLPKCPWFTHIGEPLNEVHLSYVVPFGEPEDFFALAEVEINREDLREGYFLPLGVIADHLAGTASQQLALTRLRQKRAVGLLTDAFTLPNFNRKVLQYLQDQRVLSLGDNGELQFIATPQLENIEEKTDTEIDLVATNEANGSVVIGGTMVLKPVRKLAEGVHPEIEISNYLSEAQFANIVPILGEVKRVDEQGKQYTLMILQAYISNQGDAWQWTQNTLERALRDRLTAGTSSMDIQYPAMDELESFAQILGTRLGEMHLLLAQESKNTRFGYVETKTKEANQWARHISDRLQQALGILQERDIKDAAGLISRKNKILALIKKLSAYAVEGVLIRIHGNLHLAQILVARSDAYFVNFEDGIIADETQLRLSPLIDVADILCSFEDAGTITLKAAQGVDTSAETNRLQQISLKYRRKTRDAFYSAYKTAATKLPHAWQADASEDAVLRLACIDNRIREVLKASYRPEWLDVPLQGLIRESEEGLKLYS; encoded by the coding sequence ATGGTCGGTAAAAGCAAGGTCAAGGTTTCCGCACAATCTTTTCTCCATGACCCCTTGTGGTACAAGGACGCAGTTATTTATCAAGTCCATGTTAAATCCTATTTTGACGCCAACGACGACGGTGTTGGTGACTTCGCCGGACTTATAGATAAACTGGATTACATTGCCAAATTAGGCGTTAATGCCATTTGGCTCCTACCTTTTTATCCTTCGCCCATGCGCGACGATGGTTACGATATTGCAGAGTACCGAGATATACATCCCGCATATGGCACCATGGCCGAAGCTCGCCGTTTTATTCGTGAGGCCCATAAACGCAATCTCCGTGTTATTACTGAAATGGTAATCAACCATACGTCGGATCAACACCCCTGGTTTCAGAAAGCACGACGCGCGAAAAAGGGATCAAAGGCCCGTAATTTTTATGTGTGGTCCGATACCAATCAAAAGTACGAAGGCACACGAATTATTTTTTCTGATACTGAAAGTTCAAATTGGACTTGGGACCCAGTGGCGGGCCAATATTTTTGGCACAGGTTTTATTCCAATCAACCCGATTTAAATTTTGACAATCCTGAAGTTTTAAAAGAAGTTTTAAGTCTGATGCGGTTTTGGTTTGATATTGGCGTTGATGGTTTGCGCCTGGATGCCATTCCCTATTTGGTTGAGCGAGAGGGAACTGCCAATGAAAACTTACCTGAGACTCACGAGGTTTTAAAAACAATTCGCGCTGAGCTTAACGCTCACTATCCAGATCGCATGTTATTGGCGGAGGCTAATCTTTGGCCTGAAGATATTCAACAATATTTCGGTAATGGCGATGAATGCCATATGGCATTCCATTTTCCATTAATGCCACGCATGTATATGGCGATTGCGCAAGAAGACCGTTTTCCAATTATCGATATTCTGCGACAAATGCCAGAGATTCCACAAAATTGCCAGTGGGCCATATTTTTGCGTAACCACGATGAACTCACCCTTGAAATGGTTACGGATCAGGAGCGTGATTATCTTTGGAATTATTACGCTGCCGATAAACGTGCACGTATTAACCTGGGTATACGCAGGCGCCTGGCTCCCTTAGTTGAGCGAGACCGTCGCCGTATTGAATTATTAAATAGTTTGCTCTTGTCCATGCCGGGAACACCCACACTTTATTACGGTGATGAAATTGGTATGGGCGATAATATTTTTCTTGGCGACCGTCATGGCGTGCGCACGCCCATGCAATGGTCTGATGACCGCAATGGTGGATTTTCTCGTGCCGACCCAGCAAGTTTAATTGCACCGACAATTATGGATCCGCTTTATGGATTCCAGGCAATCAACGTCGAAGCTCAAGCGCGCGATACGCACTCCTTATTAAATTGGACGCGTCGTATGCTCGCGGTGCGCAAACAGCAAAAAGCATTTGGACGCGGCAATTTAAAGATGCTCGCACCGGCCAATCGTAGAATTCTGGCTTATTTGCGTGAATACACCAGTCCCGAAGGCGTGACAGAAATTATTCTCTGTGTCGCAAATATGTCGCGCGCAGCGCAAGCAGGTGAGCTTGATTTGTCGGCATATGCAGGAAAAATACCCGTAGAAATGATTGGTGGTACTTCTTTTCCTGTAATCACCAAACTCAATTATCTTTTAACTTTACCGCCTTATGGTTTTTACTGGTTTTTATTGGCAGACGATACTCAAATGCCTAACTGGTATGTCGCTCCGGTGGAGCGCTTGCCGGAGTTACGTACAATTATTATCAAACAGGATTTATTGGATTTATTACAAGCACCCGCACGAACTATTCTTGAGCAAGAAGCACTGCCTGGTTATTTACCTAAATGCCCTTGGTTTACGCATATAGGCGAGCCCTTAAATGAAGTCCACCTATCCTATGTTGTTCCCTTCGGCGAACCGGAAGATTTTTTTGCATTGGCTGAGGTAGAAATTAATCGCGAAGATTTAAGGGAAGGATATTTTTTACCTTTAGGTGTGATTGCTGATCATCTTGCGGGTACTGCATCGCAACAGCTGGCATTGACACGTTTGCGTCAAAAGCGCGCAGTGGGTTTATTGACAGATGCTTTTACCTTGCCCAATTTCAATCGCAAAGTATTGCAATATTTACAAGATCAACGAGTTCTTTCTTTGGGAGACAATGGTGAATTGCAATTTATTGCCACGCCACAATTGGAGAATATCGAAGAAAAAACTGATACCGAAATTGATTTGGTCGCCACTAACGAGGCCAATGGTTCAGTCGTTATTGGCGGCACCATGGTGCTAAAACCGGTTAGGAAATTGGCTGAAGGTGTGCACCCTGAAATAGAGATAAGTAATTATTTGAGTGAAGCGCAGTTCGCCAATATTGTTCCTATTCTCGGCGAGGTAAAACGTGTTGATGAACAAGGTAAGCAATATACATTGATGATTTTGCAAGCCTACATCAGCAATCAGGGTGATGCCTGGCAATGGACGCAAAATACCCTTGAGCGCGCGTTGCGTGATCGGTTAACGGCAGGCACATCCTCCATGGATATTCAATACCCGGCGATGGATGAACTTGAAAGCTTTGCGCAAATCCTGGGCACTCGTTTGGGAGAAATGCATTTGCTACTCGCGCAAGAATCAAAAAACACACGTTTTGGTTATGTTGAAACCAAAACAAAAGAAGCAAATCAATGGGCGCGCCACATCAGTGATCGCTTGCAGCAAGCGCTTGGCATTTTGCAAGAGAGAGATATTAAAGACGCAGCAGGTTTAATTTCCCGTAAAAATAAGATTCTTGCGTTAATTAAAAAACTGTCTGCCTATGCCGTGGAAGGAGTTCTCATTCGAATCCACGGAAACCTGCATCTTGCACAAATTTTGGTTGCCCGCAGTGATGCTTATTTTGTTAACTTTGAAGATGGAATAATAGCAGATGAAACCCAATTGCGATTGAGCCCCTTAATCGATGTTGCAGATATTTTGTGCTCATTTGAAGATGCGGGCACCATAACATTGAAGGCGGCACAAGGTGTGGACACTTCAGCAGAAACAAATCGCCTGCAGCAAATATCACTTAAATATCGTCGTAAAACGCGCGATGCTTTTTACAGTGCCTATAAAACTGCTGCAACGAAATTGCCCCATGCATGGCAGGCAGATGCGAGTGAAGATGCTGTGCTGCGATTGGCTTGTATCGACAACAGAATACGGGAAGTACTCAAAGCGAGTTACAGACCTGAATGGTTAGATGTGCCTCTACAAGGATTAATTCGTGAAAGTGAGGAGGGTTTGAAACTCTACTCTTAA